In Lactococcus garvieae subsp. garvieae, the following proteins share a genomic window:
- a CDS encoding MFS transporter — translation MKNKQWMINLAISNLLLVFLGVGLVIPVLPQLKEQMHFSGTTMGMMISIFAIAQLIASPIAGHLSDKVGRKKLIALGMIIFAFSELLFGLAQVKALFYVSRALGGIAAALLMPSVTAYVADLTTLGERAKAMGKVSAAISGGFIIGPGVGGFLATFGIRVPFFVAALLAFIGFILSMTVLKEPEKTMDINPDTPKASFLDILKNPMFTSLFVVILISSFGLQAFESIYSIMATINFGFTTSEIALVITVSGIIALFFQLFLFDWIVGKIGEMHLIHLTFFASALFIAIIAFTGNRITVAISTFVVFLAFDLFRPAVTTYLSKHAGDQQGAINGLNSTFTSFGNILGPLAAGVMFDINHFFPYYISAVILFGTGVLSMLMNRKSKKMKI, via the coding sequence ATGAAAAACAAACAATGGATGATTAACCTAGCAATTTCAAACTTATTGCTTGTGTTCTTAGGTGTAGGTCTCGTTATTCCTGTTTTGCCACAACTGAAAGAGCAAATGCATTTTTCAGGAACAACAATGGGAATGATGATTTCGATTTTTGCTATTGCCCAATTGATTGCCTCTCCGATTGCTGGGCATTTATCGGATAAGGTTGGACGAAAAAAGCTCATTGCTTTGGGTATGATTATTTTCGCCTTTTCTGAACTTTTATTTGGTTTAGCACAAGTAAAAGCTCTTTTTTACGTGTCACGCGCTTTGGGAGGCATTGCAGCTGCTTTATTGATGCCTTCTGTTACAGCATATGTGGCAGATTTGACAACGTTAGGCGAACGTGCCAAAGCCATGGGTAAAGTTTCAGCAGCAATCAGTGGGGGCTTTATCATCGGGCCTGGTGTCGGAGGATTTTTAGCGACTTTTGGTATAAGGGTTCCTTTTTTTGTGGCTGCACTTTTAGCCTTTATCGGATTTATTTTGAGCATGACTGTGCTAAAAGAGCCAGAAAAAACAATGGATATTAATCCAGATACTCCAAAAGCATCTTTCTTGGATATTCTCAAAAATCCAATGTTCACATCTCTTTTTGTCGTTATTTTGATTTCTTCGTTTGGCCTGCAAGCCTTTGAATCAATTTATAGCATCATGGCGACAATCAATTTTGGCTTTACTACAAGTGAAATTGCTTTAGTAATTACAGTAAGTGGTATTATTGCCCTTTTCTTCCAACTTTTCCTTTTCGACTGGATTGTTGGAAAGATTGGTGAAATGCATTTGATTCATTTGACCTTCTTTGCAAGTGCGCTCTTTATTGCTATTATTGCCTTCACAGGTAATCGCATTACTGTTGCTATTTCGACATTTGTTGTTTTCCTCGCCTTTGATTTGTTTAGACCAGCGGTAACCACTTACTTATCAAAACACGCAGGAGATCAACAAGGAGCGATCAATGGCTTAAATTCGACCTTTACAAGTTTTGGTAATATTTTAGGCCCATTGGCTGCGGGAGTAATGTTTGATATCAATCATTTCTTCCCTTACTATATTTCTGCGGTTATCTTGTTTGGTACCGGTGTATTGTCAATGCTTATGAACCGTAAATCGAAAAAAATGAAAATTTAA
- the gshAB gene encoding bifunctional glutamate--cysteine ligase GshA/glutathione synthetase GshB has translation MKIAYPKILSSSQVKPYIFQARFGLEREGHRVDSAGNLSRLNHPAALGPRRFHPYLQTDFSETQMEAITPVFDNPKQALQFMEALHDVMIRSLEQEELLWAQSMPPALPENESEIRLANLEKTEDVLYREGLAEKYGKRKQMVSGIHYNFEFGEDLLEAMWQQQETTDFKAFKSEIYMKLSRQYLRYMWLITYCLGASPRANTGFFTDQNEKIQEPVRSIRNSKFGYRNRPEIFVSYESLQQYYEDLQTYVKTGALSEMKEFYSAVRLRGGKRAEELLDVGIQYVEFRNFDLNPFVRVGMDEDTARFIHLFTLYLIYKEEEETPDAAQRLGYEINDAVALEDTLEKTAYYHEGKLFFDQMRIFAQNLDFAQADLALIDKFAQMLEKPETTIAGQMELAYRQNKAFALDLSRKYRQQSYKRPFQLAGFTHLELSTQNLLFDAIQKGLKVEVLDAQDQMVALSFKSHTEIIEKGNMTSKDSMVAYAIMENKVITKKLLDRAHLKTPQGQEFSDLATAQAAFPLFKSAAIVVKPKSTNYGLGISIFKKPATQEQFHKALEIAFQEDKEVLVERFVSGTEYRFFVLDGKTKAVLRRDAAHVIGDGVSTIKQLVAQKNENPLRGHDHRFPLEKIQITATEKLMLEVQGYTEQSIPAKDIKVNLRENSNVSTGGDSIDVTDEMPEVYKDIAEKAAEALQVKITGVDILIEDLNDSLGEKYSIIEANFNPAMLFHLYPLKGKGRRVTMDVLHFLFPEIFA, from the coding sequence ATGAAGATTGCTTATCCTAAAATACTCTCAAGCTCACAAGTAAAACCCTATATTTTTCAAGCGCGGTTTGGCTTAGAAAGAGAAGGACACCGCGTGGATTCAGCGGGAAATTTAAGCCGCTTAAACCATCCAGCAGCACTTGGTCCTCGGAGATTCCACCCTTATCTTCAAACAGACTTTTCAGAAACCCAAATGGAAGCTATTACTCCAGTTTTTGATAATCCAAAGCAAGCCTTGCAATTTATGGAGGCTCTTCATGACGTGATGATCCGCTCTCTTGAACAAGAAGAACTTCTCTGGGCACAATCCATGCCTCCAGCCTTGCCGGAAAATGAATCAGAGATCCGTCTTGCAAATCTAGAAAAAACAGAAGATGTCCTTTATCGTGAAGGATTAGCGGAAAAATATGGCAAAAGAAAGCAAATGGTTTCGGGCATTCATTACAACTTTGAGTTCGGTGAGGATTTGCTAGAAGCGATGTGGCAGCAACAAGAAACGACAGATTTTAAAGCCTTCAAATCTGAAATTTATATGAAGCTCTCACGACAATATTTGCGCTATATGTGGCTTATTACTTATTGTTTAGGAGCGTCGCCACGTGCCAATACTGGATTTTTTACGGATCAAAATGAAAAAATACAAGAACCTGTACGTTCGATTAGAAATTCTAAATTTGGCTATCGGAACAGGCCTGAGATTTTCGTAAGCTATGAAAGTCTCCAACAATATTATGAGGACTTGCAAACTTACGTTAAAACGGGCGCCCTCTCTGAGATGAAGGAGTTTTATTCTGCTGTACGTTTACGTGGTGGAAAGCGGGCGGAAGAGTTGCTGGATGTGGGTATTCAGTATGTCGAGTTCCGAAACTTTGACTTGAATCCTTTTGTGCGGGTAGGGATGGATGAAGATACGGCTCGATTTATCCACCTTTTTACCCTTTATCTGATATATAAAGAGGAAGAAGAGACACCAGATGCTGCTCAAAGATTAGGGTATGAAATAAATGATGCTGTTGCCTTAGAAGATACTTTAGAAAAAACAGCTTATTATCATGAAGGGAAGCTTTTTTTCGATCAAATGCGCATTTTCGCCCAGAACTTAGACTTTGCCCAAGCTGATTTGGCGCTGATCGATAAGTTTGCTCAAATGTTGGAAAAACCTGAAACAACAATTGCTGGACAGATGGAGTTGGCTTACCGTCAAAATAAAGCTTTTGCTTTGGACTTGTCTCGCAAATACCGTCAACAATCCTATAAACGTCCTTTTCAGTTGGCAGGTTTCACGCATCTCGAACTTTCGACGCAAAACTTGCTTTTTGATGCCATTCAAAAAGGCTTAAAAGTTGAAGTTTTAGATGCACAAGATCAGATGGTTGCTTTAAGTTTTAAGTCTCATACAGAAATTATCGAAAAAGGAAACATGACTTCAAAAGATTCGATGGTGGCTTATGCGATCATGGAAAATAAAGTCATCACGAAAAAGCTGCTCGATCGGGCGCATTTAAAAACGCCACAGGGGCAAGAATTTAGCGATTTAGCAACTGCACAGGCTGCCTTTCCGCTTTTTAAATCCGCCGCAATTGTTGTCAAACCTAAATCAACGAACTATGGCTTAGGAATCTCTATATTTAAAAAACCAGCGACTCAAGAACAGTTTCATAAAGCTTTAGAAATTGCTTTCCAAGAAGATAAAGAAGTGCTTGTTGAACGTTTTGTTTCTGGTACAGAATACCGTTTCTTTGTGTTGGATGGCAAGACAAAAGCTGTTCTCCGACGTGATGCCGCACATGTTATTGGTGATGGAGTATCCACGATCAAGCAACTGGTCGCCCAGAAAAATGAGAACCCTCTACGTGGCCATGATCATCGTTTTCCTTTGGAAAAAATCCAGATCACTGCTACCGAAAAACTCATGCTGGAGGTCCAAGGTTATACGGAACAGAGTATACCTGCTAAAGACATAAAGGTAAATCTGCGAGAAAATTCTAATGTGTCGACAGGGGGAGACTCTATCGATGTCACGGACGAAATGCCCGAGGTCTATAAGGACATTGCTGAAAAAGCTGCTGAAGCTCTGCAAGTCAAGATTACAGGAGTGGATATATTGATTGAAGATCTCAATGATAGCTTGGGTGAAAAGTACAGTATTATTGAAGCTAACTTTAACCCTGCGATGCTTTTCCATCTCTATCCGCTGAAGGGTAAAGGGCGTCGGGTAACGATGGATGTCCTGCATTTCCTCTTCCCAGAAATCTTTGCCTAA
- a CDS encoding N-acetyltransferase, whose translation MIRKMKPEDLQKVVELWLRVNIAHHRFIKREYWLHQAAAVEEAMKDAEIYVYEENQKIIAFVGLIDQYIAGIFVSNSMQSKGIGKALLGHIKASNQTLSLKVYQKNEAALRFYQREGFKIVSEGLDEDNNEKEYLMTWK comes from the coding sequence ATGATCAGAAAAATGAAGCCTGAAGATCTGCAGAAAGTTGTAGAACTTTGGCTGAGAGTTAATATTGCTCATCATCGCTTCATCAAGCGTGAATATTGGCTTCATCAAGCTGCAGCTGTTGAAGAAGCCATGAAAGATGCGGAGATATATGTTTATGAAGAAAACCAAAAAATTATTGCTTTTGTCGGTTTGATTGACCAATACATTGCAGGTATTTTTGTGAGCAACAGTATGCAATCTAAAGGTATTGGCAAAGCACTTTTAGGGCATATCAAAGCTTCAAATCAAACGCTCTCTTTAAAAGTTTACCAGAAAAATGAGGCTGCTCTTCGTTTCTATCAAAGGGAAGGCTTTAAAATAGTGTCTGAAGGCTTAGATGAAGATAATAATGAAAAAGAGTATTTAATGACTTGGAAATAA
- a CDS encoding transporter substrate-binding domain-containing protein — protein sequence MNKKLVLGLALFSLTSFGVLTACSKKENVKPEPKEIIVATNANSKPNTYMEDDKLTGYDVELARAVFKELPEYKLKFQVIDFNSVLSGIDNGRFQMAANALSWTPERAEKYNYSLPLSKSATSVAVKPDLQVKSLNDLAGKTTEVLSGVQVATMLENWNKENPDKAMNLKYMDASYPLTSYVADVDSGKSDFVIYDQISLTQIIQQHAYDLKVQPIDLGETDKHTGFSYFIFGKEKEDKDLQQKVNKALVKLQENGTMKKLSEKYLGGDFTPREEEMKDEKD from the coding sequence ATGAACAAAAAATTAGTTTTAGGTCTAGCCTTATTTTCTCTCACTTCTTTTGGGGTTTTGACCGCCTGCAGCAAAAAAGAAAACGTTAAGCCTGAACCAAAGGAAATTATCGTGGCTACAAATGCCAACTCAAAGCCTAATACTTATATGGAAGACGATAAATTAACAGGTTACGATGTTGAACTTGCACGCGCTGTTTTCAAAGAACTTCCTGAGTACAAATTAAAATTCCAAGTGATTGATTTTAATTCCGTACTTTCGGGAATTGATAATGGACGTTTTCAAATGGCTGCAAATGCGCTTTCTTGGACACCTGAGCGCGCAGAAAAATACAATTACTCATTACCTCTCTCCAAGTCAGCAACTTCGGTAGCAGTTAAACCAGACTTACAAGTCAAATCCTTGAATGACTTAGCCGGAAAAACAACCGAAGTCTTATCTGGTGTTCAAGTGGCAACAATGCTTGAAAACTGGAACAAGGAAAATCCTGACAAGGCAATGAACTTAAAATATATGGATGCCAGCTATCCATTAACTTCTTATGTTGCTGATGTCGATTCAGGAAAAAGTGACTTTGTGATTTACGATCAAATTTCACTCACACAAATCATTCAACAACATGCTTATGATTTAAAAGTCCAACCAATTGATTTAGGCGAGACAGATAAACATACAGGATTTAGCTATTTCATTTTTGGTAAGGAAAAAGAAGACAAAGATCTACAACAGAAAGTCAATAAAGCCTTGGTAAAACTTCAAGAAAATGGAACGATGAAAAAACTTTCTGAAAAATATCTCGGTGGCGATTTTACTCCTAGAGAGGAAGAAATGAAGGATGAGAAAGATTAA
- a CDS encoding 5' nucleotidase, NT5C type, producing the protein MIDKYDLPKEELLTLLVEESKLAPQHQLPGEEIEGVNVTMQFLRDETGQVRYLPRRKVMGYDLDGVIFSMKKAIECTNQKLGTNLNIETMEAIDYELIYYATMDEDIQRKIIRESTPNRKMVEDLAEEHLNGAEIVLITARHVSYAKETIESLNRFGIYYDKIYFTEEKLPLIIGLDIDWFYDDKPETIAAIKNHKVRTKAVLVSAPYNRGATDYDYRYKVGLE; encoded by the coding sequence ATGATTGATAAATATGACCTGCCCAAAGAAGAGTTACTTACTTTACTTGTGGAGGAATCCAAGTTAGCACCACAACACCAACTGCCAGGTGAAGAGATTGAGGGGGTGAATGTTACCATGCAGTTTTTGCGTGATGAAACTGGTCAAGTGCGTTATCTTCCGCGCCGTAAAGTGATGGGTTATGATCTTGATGGCGTTATTTTTTCTATGAAGAAAGCCATTGAATGTACCAATCAAAAGTTAGGGACCAACTTAAATATTGAAACGATGGAAGCTATTGATTATGAATTAATCTACTATGCAACAATGGATGAAGATATTCAGCGAAAAATTATAAGAGAAAGTACCCCAAACCGTAAGATGGTAGAAGATTTAGCAGAAGAACATTTGAATGGAGCAGAAATAGTACTGATTACAGCGCGTCATGTTTCTTATGCTAAAGAGACGATTGAATCGCTTAATCGATTCGGTATTTACTATGACAAAATTTATTTTACTGAAGAGAAACTGCCGTTAATTATCGGCTTGGACATTGACTGGTTCTATGATGACAAACCGGAAACAATCGCCGCCATTAAAAATCATAAGGTACGCACCAAAGCTGTCCTTGTCTCAGCACCCTATAATCGTGGGGCCACAGATTATGACTATCGCTATAAAGTAGGACTTGAGTAG
- the rplJ gene encoding 50S ribosomal protein L10, which produces MSDYKVNEATIAKKAELVDVFAEKFEAATSIVVASSRGLTVEQDTQLRKELREAGVEFKVVKNSILRRAAEKAGLEGLNDSFVGPSVVAISNEDAIAPAKILSEFAKTADKLEIKAGVIEGKVTSKEEVAAIASLPSRDGLLSMLLSVLQAPVRNVALAVKAVAEKEESAA; this is translated from the coding sequence ATGAGCGATTACAAAGTAAACGAAGCAACTATTGCTAAGAAAGCTGAGTTGGTTGACGTATTTGCAGAAAAATTCGAAGCTGCGACATCTATCGTTGTTGCAAGCTCACGTGGTTTAACTGTAGAACAAGACACTCAACTTCGTAAAGAGTTGCGTGAAGCCGGTGTGGAATTCAAAGTTGTTAAAAACTCAATCTTGCGTCGTGCAGCTGAAAAAGCTGGACTCGAAGGTTTGAACGACAGCTTCGTAGGCCCATCAGTAGTAGCTATCTCAAACGAAGATGCTATTGCCCCTGCTAAAATTTTGAGCGAGTTTGCTAAAACAGCAGACAAACTTGAAATCAAAGCTGGTGTTATCGAAGGAAAAGTTACAAGCAAAGAAGAAGTTGCAGCTATTGCATCTCTTCCAAGCCGCGACGGTCTTCTTTCTATGCTTCTTTCAGTGCTTCAAGCACCTGTCCGCAACGTGGCTCTCGCAGTCAAAGCTGTTGCAGAAAAAGAAGAATCAGCTGCTTAA
- the rplL gene encoding 50S ribosomal protein L7/L12: protein MALNIENIVAELETATILELSELVKAIEEKFDVTAAAPVAVAAAGGEAAAEKDSFDVELTAAGDKKVATIKAVREITGLGLKEAKELVDGAPTMIKEGVATAEAEEIKAKLEEAGASITLK from the coding sequence ATGGCATTGAACATTGAAAACATCGTTGCTGAACTTGAAACAGCAACAATCCTCGAACTCTCTGAGCTCGTTAAAGCAATCGAAGAAAAATTTGACGTAACTGCAGCTGCTCCTGTAGCAGTAGCAGCTGCTGGCGGCGAAGCTGCAGCAGAAAAAGATTCATTTGACGTTGAATTGACAGCAGCAGGCGACAAAAAAGTTGCTACAATCAAAGCTGTTCGTGAAATCACTGGTCTTGGCTTGAAAGAAGCTAAAGAACTCGTTGATGGCGCACCAACAATGATCAAAGAAGGCGTTGCAACTGCAGAAGCTGAAGAAATCAAAGCTAAATTGGAAGAAGCTGGTGCTTCAATCACACTTAAATAA
- a CDS encoding DsrE family protein, whose amino-acid sequence MLQVILHIDENHKWNTLLSNVKNLKEWLTQNKEPGKIEILVNREAVEMALKTSSVDLAEVLKRDVKVAVCQNSLNMRGYKEEELQEGCTVVPAGIVELVQKQNSGFAYVKP is encoded by the coding sequence ATGTTACAAGTTATTCTGCATATTGATGAAAACCACAAATGGAACACACTCCTCTCTAATGTAAAGAATCTCAAAGAGTGGCTCACTCAGAATAAAGAACCAGGAAAGATTGAGATTTTAGTGAATAGAGAAGCAGTAGAAATGGCACTCAAGACCTCATCAGTGGATCTTGCGGAAGTCCTCAAAAGAGACGTCAAAGTTGCCGTTTGCCAAAATTCTTTAAACATGAGAGGCTACAAAGAAGAAGAGTTACAAGAAGGCTGCACAGTTGTACCTGCTGGTATTGTAGAACTCGTTCAAAAACAGAACTCGGGTTTTGCTTATGTTAAACCATGA
- a CDS encoding phosphatase PAP2 family protein, whose protein sequence is MNNKRWYLCGITSLFLFAVLALIIKRQALESPLPFVDPKLQTFAGHLQSNDFLLKLSTLIDHSLVPLSLVSLLAGLMFLFFTREKMAPVWLGLVLTLCSTGANVFKVIVGRVRPEAYRVPEFLREQGMSFPSGHVTFIAALVACLFLILLPKINSAFLKVFLALSAFVLILLTMLSRLLLGVHYPSDTVGSLLWVTAVISLTYPLFLKFNQPWQWRDLFSKIKNT, encoded by the coding sequence ATGAACAATAAACGATGGTATCTATGCGGTATAACAAGTCTTTTTCTGTTTGCTGTACTTGCCTTGATCATCAAAAGACAAGCTTTAGAAAGTCCTCTTCCTTTTGTAGACCCTAAGCTACAAACCTTTGCCGGACATCTACAAAGCAATGACTTTTTGTTAAAACTTTCTACACTTATTGACCACTCCTTAGTCCCTCTCTCTCTAGTCTCCCTACTTGCTGGACTTATGTTTCTTTTTTTTACGAGAGAAAAAATGGCGCCGGTATGGTTGGGGCTTGTCCTCACGCTTTGTTCAACAGGAGCGAATGTCTTTAAAGTAATTGTCGGACGCGTTCGACCAGAAGCCTATCGAGTGCCTGAATTTTTAAGGGAACAAGGGATGAGTTTTCCGAGCGGACACGTCACTTTCATTGCTGCGCTCGTGGCCTGCCTGTTCCTTATCCTACTACCCAAAATAAATTCTGCTTTTCTCAAAGTATTTCTCGCTTTAAGTGCCTTTGTATTGATTCTTTTAACAATGCTTTCACGTCTCTTGCTGGGTGTACACTATCCTTCGGACACAGTGGGCAGTCTTTTATGGGTAACTGCTGTTATCAGTCTTACTTATCCTTTATTTTTAAAATTCAATCAGCCGTGGCAATGGCGGGATCTTTTTTCAAAAATAAAAAATACCTAA
- a CDS encoding TMEM175 family protein, whose protein sequence is MTSGRLSAFTDGIVAILITVMVLNLRIPKGPNWTDLFDMGFIFLTYLASFYLLAIYWNNHHHLFHLAERVSGRILWWNVVLLFFMSFIPFTTNWLSEFSGSKTPEIVYAVNNLFIDIIFNILSYEIFKSRNYKLKDMHWVWKGGFSILILMVGIVLTVLLPVAQISLVATILSMIPWVIPDKQIENYVNKN, encoded by the coding sequence ATGACAAGTGGACGTTTATCTGCATTTACAGACGGCATTGTTGCCATCTTAATTACTGTAATGGTTTTAAATCTGCGCATTCCTAAAGGGCCGAACTGGACGGACTTATTTGATATGGGATTTATTTTCTTAACCTATCTTGCAAGTTTTTACCTTTTGGCTATCTATTGGAATAACCATCATCATCTTTTCCATTTGGCTGAACGTGTTTCAGGCAGAATTCTGTGGTGGAATGTCGTGCTTTTATTTTTTATGAGTTTCATACCTTTTACCACAAACTGGCTGTCTGAATTTTCAGGTTCAAAAACGCCTGAAATTGTTTATGCTGTAAATAACTTATTTATTGATATTATTTTCAATATCTTAAGCTATGAAATTTTTAAATCAAGAAATTATAAGCTAAAGGACATGCACTGGGTGTGGAAAGGCGGTTTCTCTATCCTCATTTTAATGGTGGGTATTGTGCTGACGGTTTTACTGCCTGTGGCTCAGATTTCATTAGTGGCAACAATCTTGAGTATGATACCGTGGGTAATTCCCGATAAGCAGATTGAAAATTATGTCAATAAAAATTAA
- a CDS encoding VOC family protein, which produces MELHHISLLTADFERNFDFYVNILGLRLVKNSINQGNIYMRHVYYGDFMGTPGTVVTFFPDQRFDVERQEGTNYLSGIQFKIPKDSTEYWSQRFKKFGLEYQHIDNTLQVLDFDNILLEFIEVEEKNQDAHINVLSDVPAAFQITRLGGSRLYSSKLEETRLFFQEMIGSEEGITLLPAKTSEGHRVWGRGSIDHIALQFLTAKHLI; this is translated from the coding sequence ATGGAACTACATCATATATCTCTACTTACAGCTGACTTTGAGCGGAATTTTGATTTTTATGTTAATATTTTGGGCTTGCGTTTGGTTAAAAACTCTATTAATCAAGGCAATATCTATATGCGCCATGTGTATTATGGGGATTTTATGGGGACGCCTGGAACTGTAGTGACTTTTTTTCCAGATCAACGCTTTGATGTAGAACGGCAAGAGGGGACGAACTATTTGTCAGGTATTCAATTCAAAATTCCTAAAGATTCTACAGAATATTGGTCGCAACGTTTTAAAAAGTTTGGTCTAGAATACCAACACATAGACAATACTTTGCAGGTTCTTGATTTTGACAATATTTTACTTGAGTTTATCGAAGTAGAAGAAAAAAACCAAGATGCTCACATCAATGTACTGTCAGATGTACCGGCAGCTTTCCAAATTACAAGGCTTGGGGGCAGTCGTCTCTACAGCTCAAAGCTTGAGGAGACACGGCTCTTTTTCCAAGAGATGATAGGGAGCGAGGAAGGCATTACGCTTCTGCCCGCAAAAACTTCAGAAGGCCACCGAGTGTGGGGGAGAGGCTCTATTGACCATATCGCTTTGCAGTTCCTAACAGCAAAGCACTTGATATGA
- a CDS encoding amidase family protein, with translation MRKIKDATYWAEKIRAGHISPAELLQSTQKKLEEINPKYNAIVAYDLNQTKVDLSKTEDGYFAGLPFPLKMLGQDHAGLPSTSSSKLFEDSIALSDDNFVKAALEAGLTPFGQTNSPEFGFKNITDSALYGDTRNVWNTAYYSGGSSGGAASAVASGIFPMAGASDGGGSIRIPASFSGLIGLKMTRGLMPQGPGNYRGWQGAATTGALTVSVRDTASFVAEMQCKQEADPYQTALLDKEKLHHLTEPDKALNIAYSFESPVSGITLSDTSKAALQKAVDFLKAQGHQLTEVAFPFDARPLIQTYYQMNAAETYAMLKPWEIANDRKIINSDVEPLTYALLEAGRNADAASYIQALNQWDSACATFDEEIFKNFNLFLTPTTAKTAPKIDEALIHPNITEKLKHMELYNFSEQIGTIEQAFENSLAFTPYNFISNLTGQPALSLPIYLEEETHLPQGIQLWGKKNSEILMLSLALQFENNDQFILPEFYSKGLEVK, from the coding sequence ATGAGAAAGATTAAAGACGCTACATATTGGGCAGAAAAAATCCGTGCTGGTCATATCAGTCCTGCTGAGTTACTCCAAAGTACTCAAAAAAAACTGGAAGAAATCAATCCAAAATACAATGCTATCGTTGCTTATGACTTGAATCAGACTAAAGTCGATCTTTCAAAAACAGAAGACGGCTATTTCGCCGGCCTTCCCTTTCCCCTAAAAATGCTAGGACAAGATCATGCAGGACTTCCGTCAACTTCAAGTTCAAAACTTTTTGAAGACAGTATAGCCCTTTCAGACGATAACTTTGTTAAAGCTGCTCTTGAGGCTGGCCTAACCCCTTTTGGACAAACAAATTCTCCCGAATTTGGTTTTAAAAATATTACGGACTCCGCTCTTTATGGCGACACACGTAATGTTTGGAATACAGCTTATTACTCTGGTGGCTCTTCAGGTGGTGCTGCTTCCGCTGTAGCTTCTGGTATTTTCCCCATGGCCGGTGCATCTGATGGCGGTGGCTCTATACGTATTCCTGCCTCTTTTTCTGGTCTTATTGGTCTGAAAATGACACGAGGTCTTATGCCTCAAGGACCAGGAAATTATCGAGGCTGGCAGGGCGCTGCAACTACTGGTGCTCTAACTGTTTCCGTACGTGATACAGCAAGTTTTGTAGCGGAAATGCAGTGTAAACAAGAAGCCGATCCTTATCAAACGGCGTTATTGGACAAAGAAAAACTGCACCATCTCACCGAACCAGATAAAGCTTTAAACATTGCTTATTCCTTTGAATCACCGGTATCTGGAATAACTCTTTCGGACACTTCTAAGGCCGCTCTTCAAAAAGCCGTGGATTTTCTAAAAGCTCAAGGTCATCAATTGACCGAAGTTGCTTTTCCTTTCGATGCCCGACCTTTGATTCAAACCTATTATCAAATGAATGCTGCTGAAACATATGCTATGCTGAAGCCTTGGGAGATTGCTAATGACCGCAAGATAATTAACAGTGATGTAGAACCACTGACCTATGCCTTGTTAGAAGCTGGCCGCAATGCAGATGCTGCTTCTTATATTCAAGCTTTAAATCAGTGGGATAGCGCTTGTGCCACATTTGATGAAGAAATTTTTAAAAATTTTAATCTCTTCTTAACGCCAACAACAGCAAAAACAGCACCCAAAATAGATGAAGCACTCATCCATCCTAATATTACGGAAAAATTGAAACACATGGAGTTATACAACTTTTCTGAACAGATTGGCACTATAGAGCAAGCATTTGAAAACTCCTTGGCTTTCACTCCTTACAACTTCATCAGTAATCTCACAGGGCAACCTGCCTTGTCACTTCCCATTTACTTGGAGGAAGAAACACATCTGCCCCAAGGTATCCAACTCTGGGGGAAGAAAAACTCGGAAATATTGATGCTAAGTCTGGCTTTACAGTTTGAAAATAACGACCAGTTCATCTTACCAGAGTTTTATAGCAAGGGATTGGAAGTCAAATAA
- a CDS encoding SACOL1771 family peroxiredoxin, protein MAKHIFTSQINWPGGRNAVGNLETAALNEAISIPSVMDGPGVGTNPDEMLLGAASTCYTITLAALLERNEIAVLDFKVESEATVNVEKGVFTYEKIVHNLYLKIDEKADYDKTYRLAQYAESSCMISRALQGNVAIEANIQLEKKKAS, encoded by the coding sequence ATGGCAAAACATATCTTTACATCGCAAATTAACTGGCCTGGTGGACGCAATGCTGTAGGTAATCTGGAAACAGCTGCATTAAATGAGGCGATTTCGATTCCGTCTGTGATGGATGGTCCAGGTGTGGGGACGAATCCGGATGAAATGCTCTTGGGTGCCGCAAGTACTTGCTATACGATTACACTGGCAGCTTTACTTGAACGCAATGAGATTGCAGTTCTTGATTTCAAGGTCGAATCTGAAGCAACGGTTAATGTCGAAAAAGGCGTTTTTACTTATGAAAAAATTGTACATAACCTTTATTTGAAAATTGATGAAAAGGCAGATTACGACAAGACTTATCGTCTTGCACAATATGCTGAAAGTTCTTGCATGATTTCGAGAGCCTTGCAAGGCAATGTTGCAATCGAAGCTAACATCCAGTTAGAGAAGAAAAAAGCAAGTTAA